One genomic segment of Acidobacteriota bacterium includes these proteins:
- a CDS encoding ABC transporter ATP-binding protein encodes MTPLVVADHISKWYGQVIGLNDVSVSIPTGITGLLGPNGAGKSTLMKLLTGQLKPSKGSITVLGEAVWGNPRLFFRVGFCPEQDAFYDRMTGLEWVCGLVRLNGYTESEANAAARTALERVDLVDAANKKIGGYSKGMRQRVKLAQAIVHDPELLILDEPLSGMDPIARRRTIRLVKDWARAGKSIIVSSHILYEIEAMTSNILLINNGRILAEGDVHSIRDLIDEHPHTVHVRADHPRDLAREFLTRDDVLSLKLEQEAIIIETSKPDSFYRYLTELAASGQAGTITEVTSPDDNLQAVFKFLVK; translated from the coding sequence ATGACGCCGCTGGTGGTGGCCGATCACATCTCGAAGTGGTACGGCCAGGTCATTGGCCTCAATGACGTCAGCGTGTCGATCCCGACCGGCATCACCGGGCTGCTCGGGCCGAACGGCGCCGGCAAGTCGACGCTGATGAAGCTGCTGACGGGCCAGCTCAAACCGAGCAAGGGCTCAATCACGGTGCTCGGTGAGGCCGTCTGGGGGAATCCGAGGCTGTTTTTCCGCGTCGGCTTCTGTCCTGAGCAGGACGCGTTCTACGACCGGATGACGGGCCTCGAGTGGGTGTGCGGACTGGTTCGGCTCAATGGCTACACCGAATCGGAAGCCAATGCGGCCGCGCGCACGGCGCTCGAGCGGGTGGATCTGGTTGACGCGGCCAACAAGAAGATCGGCGGCTACAGCAAGGGCATGCGCCAGCGCGTCAAGCTCGCCCAGGCCATCGTCCACGATCCGGAACTGCTGATTCTGGACGAGCCGCTGTCAGGCATGGACCCGATCGCCAGGCGCCGGACTATTCGCCTCGTCAAGGACTGGGCCAGGGCCGGCAAGAGCATCATCGTGTCGAGTCACATCCTGTACGAGATCGAAGCGATGACGTCGAACATCCTGCTCATCAACAATGGCCGCATCCTGGCCGAGGGTGATGTGCACAGCATCCGCGACCTCATCGACGAACATCCGCACACGGTGCATGTCCGCGCGGACCACCCGCGCGACCTTGCCCGCGAGTTCCTCACTCGAGACGATGTGTTGAGCCTCAAGCTCGAGCAGGAGGCGATCATCATCGAAACGTCGAAGCCCGACAGCTTCTATCGGTACCTGACGGAACTGGCGGCGTCGGGCCAGGCGGGCACGATTACCGAGGTCACCTCGCCCGACGATAACCTGCAAGCGGTCTTCAAGTTCCTGGTCAAATGA
- a CDS encoding ABC transporter permease subunit, with the protein MSTTTPDTNVTLPTAGPAMPGPAIRQAPPFATAALRVFDLSLSQMLWSRRTIFLGLVVGSPVALGLMLRILDAFGFTGGIRMGGAPVPGAAVFGSMIWLLYLRFLVPVLGVFYGTSLIADEVDDKTITYLFVRPISRRAVLVGKYLAYVVTTVFVVLPSVVVLYLCVQPLGHGSLAEGFTSLLIDLGLLGVGLAAYGALFALIGAGIKHPLVTGLVFAFGWEQLALVLPGYLRKFTIAYYLQALVPHAMPADGLGSSLQSLFRDIPSPAASLSVIFAMIVIFLAIAGWMVEKREYVLEQ; encoded by the coding sequence ATGAGCACCACGACACCCGACACGAACGTGACGCTTCCCACGGCCGGTCCCGCGATGCCCGGCCCCGCGATCCGGCAGGCTCCGCCATTCGCGACGGCGGCGCTCCGCGTGTTCGACCTGTCACTCAGCCAGATGCTCTGGTCGAGGCGGACGATCTTTCTGGGCCTCGTCGTCGGATCGCCGGTGGCGCTCGGCCTCATGCTCCGCATCCTCGATGCGTTCGGCTTTACCGGAGGGATTCGGATGGGTGGCGCCCCAGTGCCTGGGGCGGCGGTGTTCGGCAGCATGATCTGGCTTCTGTATCTCCGGTTCCTCGTACCCGTACTTGGCGTGTTCTATGGAACCTCGCTCATCGCCGACGAGGTCGACGACAAGACGATCACCTACCTGTTTGTCCGCCCGATCAGCCGGCGCGCCGTGTTGGTCGGCAAGTATCTGGCCTACGTCGTGACCACCGTGTTTGTGGTCCTGCCGTCGGTCGTCGTCCTGTACCTGTGCGTGCAGCCGCTCGGCCATGGCTCGCTGGCCGAGGGGTTCACGAGTCTGCTGATCGACCTCGGCCTGCTCGGCGTTGGACTGGCCGCGTACGGGGCCTTGTTCGCCCTGATCGGGGCAGGCATCAAGCACCCCCTCGTCACCGGATTGGTCTTCGCCTTTGGCTGGGAGCAGCTCGCGCTGGTGCTGCCTGGCTACCTCAGGAAATTCACCATTGCCTATTACTTACAGGCGTTGGTGCCCCACGCGATGCCGGCCGATGGGCTGGGGAGCTCCTTGCAGTCGCTGTTCCGGGATATCCCGTCTCCTGCCGCGAGCCTCTCGGTCATTTTTGCGATGATTGTCATTTTTCTGGCGATCGCGGGGTGGATGGTCGAGAAGCGCGAGTACGTTCTCGAACAGTAA